One part of the Mangrovibacillus cuniculi genome encodes these proteins:
- the glgB gene encoding 1,4-alpha-glucan branching protein GlgB, whose protein sequence is MTNDLEIHLFHEGTYEEAYLYFGSHVNKKEGSTTFRVFAPEAKKVYVLGSFNNWKKSEWEAKEIANGVWQCNVPRNLFTHVYKYEIHTKDGAVLLKADPFATHAEVRPETASVVYGVTPFQWTDEEWLMKKRTAAVYEKPLSIYEVHLGSWKIHDVEKPYQFDELITTLIPYVKEMGFTHIELLPVYEHPFDRSWGYQATGYYAPSSRFGSPDSFKRFINACHKEGIGVIMDWVPGHFCKDAHGLSTFDGSNVFEYQKENDRENWIWGTANFDLGKGAVRSFLLSNAIYWLKEFHVDGFRIDAVSNMIYWPNTNEESANKYAQEFLQLLNSRVFQYDCHTLMMAEDSSDWPGVTHPVSHGGLGFNYKWNMGWMNDVLKFMETPHHEKGDVHHLLTFSMMYAFSENFLLPLSHDEVVHGKKSIVSKMLGDYEEKFAQARLLYTYMFTHPGKKLMFMGAELGMFSEWKDMEQLDWNLLDFEMHQKFHTYFKELLHLYKECSFLFEKDHHSSGFKWIDVHNNEQSILSYIRRGKEEKNFGVVICNFREIAYESFTFGVPLASEYELVWSTDWTTYGGDSIKEQYQSISVENDSFHGQEGSVTIKLPAFSAIIIKPKFKGGLNDD, encoded by the coding sequence TTGACGAACGATCTTGAGATTCATTTATTTCATGAAGGGACATATGAAGAAGCATATTTATACTTTGGAAGTCACGTGAATAAAAAAGAAGGTAGCACAACTTTTAGGGTTTTCGCCCCTGAAGCAAAGAAAGTTTATGTTCTAGGCTCATTTAATAATTGGAAGAAAAGTGAGTGGGAAGCAAAAGAAATAGCAAACGGGGTTTGGCAGTGTAATGTACCTAGAAACTTATTTACTCATGTTTATAAGTATGAAATTCATACAAAAGACGGAGCAGTTTTACTTAAAGCAGACCCGTTTGCTACACACGCTGAGGTACGTCCAGAAACAGCCTCTGTCGTCTATGGTGTAACTCCATTCCAATGGACAGATGAAGAGTGGCTTATGAAAAAAAGAACAGCTGCTGTCTATGAAAAACCTTTATCTATTTATGAAGTACACCTAGGTAGCTGGAAAATTCACGACGTAGAAAAACCGTATCAGTTTGATGAACTAATAACTACATTAATCCCATACGTAAAAGAAATGGGATTCACTCATATCGAGCTGCTTCCAGTATATGAACACCCCTTTGATCGTTCGTGGGGCTATCAAGCTACTGGTTACTACGCTCCATCTAGTAGATTTGGAAGTCCAGATTCATTTAAGCGTTTTATAAATGCCTGCCATAAAGAAGGTATTGGAGTAATAATGGACTGGGTACCAGGTCATTTTTGTAAAGATGCTCATGGATTATCTACTTTTGACGGTAGCAATGTCTTTGAATACCAAAAAGAGAATGATAGAGAGAATTGGATTTGGGGTACAGCAAATTTTGATCTGGGTAAAGGAGCTGTACGGAGCTTTTTATTATCCAATGCTATTTATTGGCTAAAAGAATTCCATGTTGATGGATTTAGAATTGATGCTGTATCTAATATGATTTATTGGCCTAACACCAACGAAGAATCTGCCAATAAGTATGCACAAGAATTCCTACAATTACTAAATTCTAGAGTGTTCCAATATGATTGTCATACGTTAATGATGGCCGAGGATTCATCAGATTGGCCTGGAGTAACCCATCCGGTATCACACGGGGGGCTCGGCTTTAACTACAAATGGAACATGGGATGGATGAATGATGTATTAAAGTTTATGGAAACTCCTCATCATGAAAAGGGTGATGTTCATCATCTACTAACTTTTTCCATGATGTATGCATTTTCCGAAAATTTTTTATTACCCCTATCACATGATGAAGTTGTTCATGGTAAAAAATCTATCGTTTCTAAAATGTTAGGTGACTATGAAGAAAAGTTTGCACAAGCTAGATTGCTATACACGTATATGTTTACACACCCAGGTAAGAAATTAATGTTTATGGGAGCAGAGTTAGGGATGTTCTCTGAATGGAAAGATATGGAGCAGTTAGATTGGAATTTACTAGATTTTGAAATGCATCAAAAATTCCATACATACTTTAAAGAATTGCTGCATTTATATAAAGAATGCTCTTTCTTGTTTGAAAAAGATCATCATTCCTCAGGGTTTAAATGGATCGATGTTCATAATAATGAACAAAGTATCTTATCTTACATCCGAAGAGGAAAAGAGGAAAAGAATTTTGGGGTAGTGATTTGTAATTTTAGAGAAATAGCATATGAATCATTTACTTTTGGTGTTCCGCTAGCATCTGAATACGAATTGGTCTGGTCAACTGATTGGACTACATATGGTGGAGATTCCATTAAAGAACAGTATCAGAGTATTTCAGTAGAAAATGATTCGTTTCATGGCCAGGAAGGCAGTGTCACCATTAAATTACCTGCGTTTTCTGCCATAATAATAAAACCAAAATTCAAAGGGGGACTTAATGATGATTAA